GATCATATGGTTTCCGTTTGAGGAGGACAAATATCATGATCGTTTTCTCATTCTCAGGGTCTAAGAACAGCGGTGAAGCTGCCATTTTCTTTGCATATTGGTGGAACAATTCGTCGATTATCTCACTTCCGAAGTGATTCGTCAGCAATTGTTCAAAGACTGCTCGGACAAATGAGGCACGGTCTTTGGGGGCAGGCAACGTGCGCTTTCCTGGATTGTCTATTATCTCCATTCTTTCGAGGGTGTAATTGTGGCTCCTCTCTAATATGGCCTCGAATTCTTGGGGGATGGTATAGTGTAATGGTAAGTTGAATGAGTCTACCTTGGCCTTGCTGAATCGTCCCTGCAAATATGAGTAGATTGCATAAATGGGAGTTTACTACATTGCATAAATGGGAGTTTACCTTTTCCGCCAAGTCCGTGAGGCAGGACCCCAATATATCAAACTCAGTGATCGACGTGAAGGCCGTGTTGGGATTCCAGAAGGCAGGGACTGCAGGGACGATAAGGGCCATTAGCCCTCCGGCCACCAACTCCTCCGCCCTGGATTCCAAGAATGCCTCTACATCTTTGACGTACTGATTCGAATATGCTTTAAGTACTTCTCTTCGTGCTCCAAAACAGTGAATCTTCCCTCTGTTCCATGATGGAGATGTATCATCTGCCACTTCCTTTGGCACCTCCGACAGCCAATTAAGGGTACAAGACGAGTATGCAAAATGAAGGGAAGCTTTGGGCAACAGACGGCCATGAAAAGAACCTGGAACTCCGGTGGCATAGTAAAGTCTTTTGCATGGGAGTGAACTGAAAAGAGTGTTGAAATCATTCACGGCTTTGTCGTTGAAGAACACTTGAAAATCTGGAATATCGGAAGTTTGTCTATCTGTTTCGAATTTTCTCTTGATGGCTTCAGTTATAATTTTCATGGCTGCAAAAGAGTTGTGCCCCGTTGAGCAGCCAAAATCAGCAATCCTGAATGTGGAAGAATGGTGTTTGACATCTAATCTTTCCGAAATTTCAGCTTCAATTATTGGTTTTGCCACATCCACTACTCCTCTCTGCATTTGAGAGGAACATGTTCAATTAGATGTCATGTGTGTGTTACGTAACTGCTGGAAATTGTGGATATTTTTCAGTCAAATTAGCCAGCAAGATGTGTtatctttattaaaattagagtaaattacgactgaactttcttgaaatttgacataactATGAATACtccctcattgtttgaaaaattaaaaaaattccccTAATTTTAGtgatcgtctaacaattagcccattCTGATAGTCattccattcattttttatggtaaactaACCGAAATGCGCTTATGGATtaaggattataattttatttattttctgaaattttttaatttttttattgactaagtggataatttttttgtaatatttaaatagtttcATCCActccatccaattttttttacaaatttttatttttttaagaaaaaaaatacaataagagcATAATTGATAGGAAAAAGGCTTTTTTAGTACCATAAAATAAGCAGAATTTTTTTGGTACAATAATTATGACAGATGTCGTTTATAATcccataaaattcataatcacGCAGTTTTAGTCCTAAAAAGTCATGTGtgttttgggactaaaaatgcattaCTTGGAACTTAAAAGGGGTTGTGGTTTCGGGATTAAAAAGTCCTAAACTCACACTTTATGGGACTAAagaatcatgattttcagttttatgaaactaaaagcaTCACCTGCTATAATTGTAGtactaaaagaaattttgcctttgttttatgggactaaaaatcattttgcgcataattaataatttcattccTCAAATCaaaaactatataattttatcaaacctcaggggtatttttaatttcaaataataagagagtattcataattatactaaacccCATAAAAGCTAATTATAAGTTAcccttaaaattattgtccttgtcatcaaaatgaatttcaaatagGCCGAAAGTGTTACCCCTTATACTTATCgaatgaaaattacaatttttcctaaactatattattagaaacaaaatagtaaataagTGAATTTTAAAACCCTTTTCACATGAAATTAAGCCCGGGTAGGTTAATTGGGTATTATATACCTGGTAGGATGAGTTTTGGGCATAGCTATTAGGTCCATCTCCACCATTCATAACATATTGGCCGAGCACTCGTCCTCTTACCACACTGCTGTTGCGATCTGCAACACGATTCTGGATTCTAAGGTTGGAATCTGATCGGCAACTCAACATGTGGATTTGGGTCTTTGGAGATATCATCAACCATCGCCCTGCACAAGATGACTTCATCttcattttgttatttgtagCTCATTCAGTTGCATTTATAGATATTGCTAATAAGAGTAAATGGCACTTTTTATCCTAATACTTACGGCAGAAATTATCCGTACTTTTTGAAATAGCTTTATGGTCCCATCTCATAatgtttgatgtttttttcGTCCTgtcattaaaatttgaacgaaaattatacataatcaTTAAGTGATCGGTGGGTTTGGAAGAAAAAGTATCATGTGCATGCATGTGATGCTACGAGTTATaagccaaaaataaataaataaataacccaacaaaattaaaatcgaaatgaagaaaaatttcaattttttatgccTACTAGCAAGTTGCATCCGCGTTGCACATggacaattaatatttatcttatttttattaaatttttaaaagatagctatcaaaattataaacatattataaagtttatgttatgaaaaaataatatattagtaataattaatttgttgaagtattaatatattaattatgatatggtgtataataattgcaatttattaagatttgtTTTCTGAAATGTCCTGAATAAAGATATAGTTTCTTTGCAATATCTGTGGATTTGTtgagtttgtttcactttctttctcttgacttttgtttgcttttgtattactaaattaattattttaatgaaattattaagaaatataattctaattttgacTTTTCTACGAAAtgttttaggaaaaataaaatcttttagaTTGTGTAGgttattataaattctaaacATTTTGCAACAATAGGGTAGAAACTGGCGGAGATGAATTTGCTACAAGAGCATTTTTGCAGCCTCAtcttccttaaaaaaataattaattaagaataacaTGACAGTTTTTTACTAATTGACttttaatattagataatCATCCATTTACCTTGTTATATTTAcgtttatattaattgttttataatatatacaatgggagtataataacaattataaagaCGACATGAAGAAATtaagttataatatatatatatatatatatatatatatataagtaaaagtAGATAATACCAAGAAAggttcattatatataaaaagagatCAAACTAATTATGAATCCAAATTAAAGTTGCTATGGAAAAGCAAGAAACAACATTCGTGTATAATGAtatgttaaagaaaaaacttaTCTCAAAATGAGATGTTAAAGAAGAATTTAACCAGTATTGTGATAAAtaatagggttaattatattttgccatttgaattatgatcgtttttatattttagtacctaaactttttttatgtcaatatACCATCTctactttatgaaattttgcttttcgccctttataactgtttttcaaccaaattttatatcaaaaaatattatatgcagTTCACATGTGATACTTAAGGTTATGTagtgtgatatttttcacatatacacaacatatgatgtttttctagcagaaaaatcaataaaaaaatgatcgtATATGGCAAAGTACAAATCtcgcaaagttgagatggtaagttgaaacaaaaaaaaagtttctatggcaaaataaaaaatggggatAGTTTCAATGGTAAAATATAACTTACCCTGaataataagtttaaaatgTGTTTAAAACGGTTGATAGTGAAATATACATGGTCGAAagagctatatatatatatatatgatggatatatcaatagtcataaattatttataaggatataaaagtaatatttacatACAAGCAACATAATAAACACATATACCTGACCATACTGAAAAACTCTCAATATcactataaatatttcatatattattttttataccaaTTTCATTATTCATGATTTGACAACTCAATACTTTCTTTCtctaaaaaattctctcactatGGACATTTGACTTGGGAATAAGCGTGTGTCGAGGGTAATTCTCCAattaaatttctcaattaatcCACAACCACATCATTGGCACCGTTGGTGGGAAAATATTACCTCAGCATTTAGAATGCAGACCAGATCTCAAACTCGCGATCTTCAAGGGGTGGACGCTACCCATGAAACACACGAGAATGAAGCAGGGCAACTCCCACCCCATGAACAGTCACCACCTCACAGGGTGACCCCCTCACACCGTGAGCAAATCCTGCTAAAGGGGATAGCGATACCACCCCGTGAACAAGCGCTACAGTAGGGGTGGCCCAACCTCCCTGTGACCAAGCATCACCTCTATCCCAAAGAGAATCGCCCACTTGAGGTGTTCCACCTTGAGAAACGATGATACAGTTAATGCAAAAAATCTTACTAGCTCTAATCTATGATGCGTCCACTCGAGCAGCCACACAGGCAATAGCTCAATTCACAACTCATCACCCCGTGAACAAGTCCCTTCCTTCCCCTCATAGAAGTTAAGAAGAGTCTTTGGCCCTAAGCGAAAGGAACAGAGGTGGGAGAAGGTTAATAGCAGAATCTCCAGACTGAAGGTCGCTCAGGGACAGGAACAACACCCCTCACAATCAAGAAAATCCACGACACCCATATTATCAAGGGGTGTAAAGGACACTTATCGACCATTGCCTCAGCTAGGATTCCTCAACCTTATGTCCCTAGAATTCCTAGTTAAGGCACTTCCAGTAGGCATGAAAGTGTGAAATCTTTTAGAATATGTTGGAATAGGGGACCCACAAGAACATTTAGACCAATATTATGCTAAAATTGATCCGTATGACTTCAGTCATGCCGCCTATGGCAAGGTCTTCCACACTACGGTCTCAAAGTGTGATCTAGCGTGGTTCAACTAACTGCCCATTAGAACTATCTCCAACCTCGAACACTTAACCTAATATTTCTTGCATCACTTCTCCATGAATAAGAAAGTTCCAAAAACAGTCGCGTACCTTTTCACCATTCACCGAAGAGAAGATGAGCTACTGAGAGAGTACGTCCAAAGATTTTTGGAAGCTGTGCACGAGGTTCCCCATGTCAACCATGAGTTGTTGGCTAACGTCATCCAATAAAACTTGCTGCCAAGAATGTTCAAAGCATCTATAGTAGGAAAGCCCTACACTTTAGAAGAGTTGCTCCTCCAGTCGAGAAGTatataagaagaaaagagtCGAAGGAGGCAAAACCTATTTCTAGTGCTAAGAAGAAAGGTAGAGATGAGGAAAATATGCCGAAGAAGGAGGAAAGCCGACACCTACCTCCCATTAGGTTTACACATTACACCCCCTTGAATGTCGCTAGAGGAGAAATATTAGTCATTGCAGAGCAATCAGGGTTGATTAATTAATGgccaaaaaaaatgaaggacAATCCCAAGAAGCTAAAGTCTGACAAATATTGTCGCTTCCACTTTGACATGGGGCTTACAACAAAGGAATGTCATCACCTccaaaatgagataaaaaatttgatccaGCAGGAACACTTGAACGAATATGTCAACTAATATCCACAAGGACGCCAATTAAACCAAAGGCCGAGTGTGATACATCGAAGCTAACATCATATCCAACTCCTCATGACGATAATCTTCCCACAGCATGAGTCATCTAGTGACTTCAAGAGGACCAACAGGAAGAGACTCCCTCGCTATAAAAGAGTGACCCTAAGTTCACGTAgtagaaaaaattatcttttagtTATTCGCTTGTAATAGAAGAAAGCTCGAGTAGGAACTCAACATATCCTTCTccctttttgattttttctaagACATTGTAATGCAAATGTTGAGTAATGAAGATGATTGTCTTGtattcaacaaataaaatcaatttagaCGTAAAGATCCCTGAAATTTCAAGAGGACCCTAGAAGCAAATATCGTCGTTGCCCTAGAGCCAAAAGTCATTGCGTTGCAATCTCATACTGAGATCCCCATCAAGAATGTTGCTCCGCAAACTTTGCATCCCCTTGAAGTTGGGTAAAAGACCAACTCCAGAACATCAATAAGTATCCTTTGAGACAATGTCCCCTCATCAAGAATGTGGTAAAATATTAACTCCTATGTATGAGCAAAATCATTCTTTGAGGCAACATCAGCAAAAATGAGTCAAAAAAGTACAATGCTATTTGAAGAAGTGCAACAATTACACTTATAAATACTAAACATATTGGTGATTACATTCCAAAATATGCGGCTAAAGAGCCGGACAAACACTATCCGAAGTattaaatattgcaaaattacataacaaaattttcGACCATATAAGTCGAGAGAAAGTCATCCCAAGTATCGTCTATTGCCAAATATATACCAAAATGTTTGACCATATCAGTCGGGAGAAAATCATCCCTTGAGGCAACATCcgtataagtaaaaaaatactattcaaAGTATTAATCCAATTTGAATACATGCGAAAATTGAACATATTAagtcaaaaaaaaatgtagtCTCGATACTAAGAaaaatttggattaaaaaagaTACTACGCCCCTCCACCTTCCCCAAGATCTTGGGGAGCTTCGTTTCCACAAGTAAGAGTTGTCTGCTATTCCTCATCCACCTCGAAGTCGAGTAGAGGCGAGCTTCTCCAAAAACATGTTACACCCCAAGTAGgggtagaaataaaaatactttctaTCAATGGTAGAGGAAGACAACTTGGCGACCGATCGCATGTTCCATAGTGAATGAAAATCATCTAGTATAACAGGGAGTCTTATCTCTTAAGATGATGCGAAACCTCTCAAAACACATGAAAGAGTTCAGtataaaatgactaaaacaATAACTCTGAATAACCTTTACTAATAGAAAGTGGGAGTAAGACAGAATAAAGTTATGATTTGTATATAGGATTGGAGTGGGAGTGGAATTGGTAATTTCAAGTTCATTCCTATGTGCTTGGTATAAGTAAGGAAAGGGATTAGTTATTCCATAGGAATTCTTAGTCCCTTAGGAAAGGGATTAGTATTCCATCCccaaaataattgtattagcTATTTCTATGAGCTTGGAAAtggaatttgtttttcttgacaaaatggattttgtaattatattatacaagGCGTTGATATTTTTGAGgcatatttactgagtatgattttttttattaatttaaaatatatttttaattaataaaacaatattggtaacaaaatattaattcattgaatttaatatttaagttttattaatccaaaatatttctttggTCAAGTATTTTTGACATTGTAAATGGattgtaattaaatagattaattcatttgatagttcaaattaatagaatttatttgcAGAAAATACTAACTATGTGTAGATTcgatcaataaattatttttcaagtaaataaataaaatttgtcatatattcttttaaataacatattagatattatataaattgctTATGACcttctataagtaattttcaaaaataatactattataTAATGCCCTTCCCGTTAGTTGCAATTACTTGACTAATTTCCATGCTGACTAATTTAAGTaacaaaaatagttaaattagtcaagtaattaaactataatttaagtaacaaaaatagttaaattagttattGTAACCTGGGCAACCAACTCAAAAGATCAGCAGTTGCCGGTCTAAATATTAAGCGTTTCTACCTGATCAAGTGTATATGCACGAAAATCATAGAGATGTTGAGAGtttgtgtggttaataattaattctagaacaaatgaaattaaataaaatgaaatgaaaacaacttgcaactacacatatatataagaaattttgTGTCGgtttttgtaatggcttttaGGTGAAAAATATAGCTGTTAAAATATGTAGCtgttataattttctcatttggAACGACTTTTGTAATAGAAGCAGGTAAAAATAGCCATTCATATTGCCACAGTGTTTGTAACACGCTTTCAACATAGACTTTCTTACGGTTTTTAGACAGATCTTTTAGCGGCCGTACATTTTCTCTACGAGTCGTTTCAATTTAACGGGCCGTGACAAAAACCATATAAAAACTAGTAATTACCAAAAGATGATTATGGGTTTTGTAACCGtcttccttttttaaaaatttgtagcGGCCTTTTATACATTATTTGTAATGGTGAACATTATAAGAAATGTTGGCCATCCCTAATTTCTATAACCATTACAAAATTCCTGAAAAATTGTAACAGCCTTCATCTTGTAATgaattttgtgatatatatattttgtaacggTCCCTTCAACATTACGATTTAGAGagatttatattatctccgaCATGACATCATCACAATTTATCTATTACAAATTTGTAACAAAAGCCGTGTACAATGGAATGGCCCTTGGCTATTCCAAAATAGCCGTTACAAATCCTGCATTTTTTACAGTGGGCGGTCGAAAAATACATAAGGGATATTTTTGGTAATCTAAAAAGTTGGTGTTGCAGTGTGAGTGATCGTTCTTTGAGGGTAAAAAGTGTAATATATCTATActtttatactatataaaaaagaaaagccctCCACACTCCAAACGGCGGTTATTGACACAACCATACCAATTTATTGTAAAGCCAATAATGTTcaactaataatataattaatttatttaaatttttaaattttatattaactgataaattaattttatgtaatttctttctttctttatatttttttaatctaatatattggtttgtatattttactcttatataatatattttaaagcatgaaatatgatttattatatgcacgcaagAGCAGCTTGCCACAATGCTAGTAACATTATAAAGGGAAGACGATTTATAAACTCAAAGTGGTAGTTTTGATATCACTataccaaattattataatactaaaatatctTTCAACTTTCCAACtcatgttaaattaatttcatgaattacatgttctcaaaaattaaatttactcccattttctttaaacttattgttaattgaaattgaaataacatatttgtatgtattttgtatgtatatataactataGTTATCATATATTGTACAAAGcgtcaatttttaatttaacttaagttaaatatgtattgataattaatgcattcaaaaaaattatcaaacaatcTTGTACGTAAGGTTGtaagaaaatgacaaattataatataaagcaAGAAATTATGAGCTTTaacataaaagtatttttacgCACAAGTTCTACTTGCCCACGTATCTAATTTCAGAAAATCGAGAGCGTTTAAGTAGGacatttatttgtaataaggGTTGTccttaattttgcattttagaTTCCACTAGGAATTAAGTTGGACTTGCTCCGAAATCTTGTTAAGTTTCTCCTGGTTTTATTGATGATATCAGACAATATATAGAGGATGAGGAAACTACACGTACTGAGACAAGCTTATTATGGGAAAAAGTAAAACCAACCTTTcttcttgtgatattataaatcagtaaattatccttttataaaaaaaaataacaatttatttctctatattttaaaattcaataatttacctcttgtgattttcaaaatagagaaagggaggtaaattgatactttttttaatagagAGATAATTTGCTCCATTGTAATATGACACAAAGGTAAACTGCATTAAACCGGCTTATTATGACTTAGGAGCAGGATTCTCTACTTCTGATCATATGGTTTCCGCTTGAGGAGGACAAATATCATGATCGTTTTATCATTCTCAGGGTCTAAGAACAGCGGTGAAGCTGCAATTTTCTTTGCATACTGGTGGAACAATTCGTCGATTATCTCACTTCCGAAGTGATTCGTCAGCAATTGTTCAAAGACTGCTCGGACAAATGAGGCACGGTCTTTGGGGCCAGGCAACGTGCACTTCCCTGGATTGTCTATTATCTCCATTCTTTCCAGGGTGTAATTGTGGCTCCTCTCTAATATGGCCTCGAATTCTTGCGGGACGGTATAGTGTAATGGTAAGTTGAATGAGTCTACCTTGGCCTTGCTGAATCTTCCCTGCAAATATGAGTAGAGTAATAGAATTATGTGACTCGATTGCAGCAATATTTCTTGGCAGGTCTGCATGgttgatgtaatttctcaCGGGTTTAAATCCAagctatttttcaaaaaattgaataatgaattaattggaatataaGACGAGACATCAACTTAAAATACAAGATACATTTTGTACGATAAAGAAATAGGCGAAAGAATTACTTCATTGCATAACGAGGGTTTACCTTTTCTGCCAAGTCCATGAGGCAGGACCCCAATATATCAAACTCAGTGATCGACGTGAAGGCCGTGTTGGGATTCCAGAAGGCAGGGACTGCAGGGACGATAAGGGCCATTAGCCCTCCGGCCACCAACTCCTCCGCCCTGGATTCCAAGAATGCCTCTACATCTTTGACATACTGATTCGAATATGCTTTAAGAACTTCTTTTCGTGCTCCAAAACAGTGAATCTTCCCTCTGTTCCATGTTGGAGATGTATCATCTTCCACTTCCTTTGGCACCTCCGACAGCCAATTAAGGGTATAAGACGAGTATGCAAAATGAAGGGAAGCTTTTGGTAACAGACGGCCATGAAAAGAACCTGGAACTCCGCTGGCATAGTAAAGTCTTTTGGATGGTAATGAACTGAAAAGAGTGTTGAAATCATTCGCGACTTTGTCGTTAAAGAACACCTGAAAATCTGGAATATGGGAAGTTTGTCCATCTGTTTCGAGTTTTCTCTTGATGGCTTCAGTTATAATTTTCATGGCTGCAAAAGAGTTGTGCCCCGTTGAGCAGCCAAAATCAGCAATCCTGAATGTGGAAGAATGGTGTTTGAcatctaattttttggaaatttcttcttcaattattGGTTTTGCCACTTCTAGTACTCCTCCCTGCATGTAAGAGCAACATGTTACACACTTGGAATTGTGCTCTTCCAGAAACAGAAATGATTTGCTCTTCAGCAAAATTTAAACCCCATTTCAATTGAAATGGAAATATACCTGGTAAGATGAGTTTTGGGCATAGCTATTAGGCCCATCTCCACCATTCGTAACATATTGCCCAAGCATTCGTCCTCCTACCACAGTACTGCTGTGGGAATTCGCAATACGATTCTGGATTCTAAGGTTGGAATCTGATTGACAGCTCAACATGCGGATGTGAATCCTTGCAGATATCATCAAGTATCGCCCCGCACGAAATGACTTCATCttcattttgttatttgtagCTCTTTGAGTTGTATTTATAAACAATTTAATAAGAGTTAATggcattttttatcttatactCAACGATGTTTGGCAACTATTTTCCATACTTTtcaacataatttaataatctcatatcttaaatatttactGCACGTTTTATCCCATCATTAAAATTTGGATGGCGTTGCACGTGGCCATTAAGAGATGGGTTGTTGTGTGTGTAGGGGTGGGGGGTTAGGAAATTGACCAAAGAGGGTTTTGAAGGGAAAAACATCATCTGCCATGCACCTTATGCTGCtcctgtaaaaaaaaaaaattatcccgtatgttttaaaaaatgaagcaaattatttCCCCTCCCCTTTCTATCAACAATGGTTTAGATAtgagtaatttgcttcattttcaaaacatagagaataaataaattgcatttttcccttgagttatatgaaaaaataaatagataaaccaacaaaactaaaattcaaaagaagaaaattttatgttcTTTATGCCTAAAAGAAGGCATCATATGCTCTTGGGATTTCGGAAGCCTCTTGGGTCAATTCTTGATCCTCTCAATCAGTCGGTCACTTAACAGTCACGTATTTTACATGTAGAAAGTCtgttcaaatattaaattcgaGATGTAGAAAGGACAActaacatttaaaatataacacacaaaattaatagctatttgaaaatgtattgAGCTATTTCTACAAAACGGCCTCACACatggacaaaaaaaattaattaacttgtGCTAATAATGGTCTTTCAAGTTGTTGggttttatatcaaattaatgggaaatatatgaattgtctgatttagaaaatattcatattaaacTTGAATGTACTTTAATATAtcaatctatatttatatccacatctataatatatatatataaaatgtgaaTTTCCGAATTGTTGGTTTCAATAATGAAAGAAACATTTGTACATTACTTAAgtacttttttaataagtaaaaattcattataaaatagTACGATTTCATTAGAGAACAAAGTTGGTTGGGCAGCTCAGAATTCCTGCAAATTATGTGGATATAATTTTAGTGttaaagatataattttagagtAGCCTAgataataaactaaaataactACACTAcaaacataattttcttataaaatagcaaaatctGTTGCTAATTATGTTAGGAATTGAAACTACAGCAAGCTTGACATTTCTGGAGCAGCAAGAGCAGCAGCCTTTTGATTGGAAAAGACGAACAAGGAAGAACAGAGCATTTCGAAGTGCAGCCTATTCAGGACTATAAGTCGTGTTCCTGCTGTAgcgattttttatttctttcattagttgcttctttccttcttctctctcccttcCCAAAGTTAGTTTGTTAGTTTTTAGCCGTTTGGCAGTTTATTGCTTTTTTTGGCTATTTGTAGCATTTTGTTCTTGCTTTGTATTGCTGCCTATTCTACCACTatactctttcttttcttctgagATAACGGAGGCaatgttttcttctttgattCAAACATGGTACCAGAGCCATAATCTGGTGGTATAACCTTCATCTTCTATCATGATTCACGCAAGATTCACTAAAACTCTGTTCTTTATTCTTGACgaaaattttacacaaaatgGCTGGAAGAAACATCCAAGAAAGTATGATCTCAATTGAGGAACAGAAAAAGTTGCTATGGCCTGAAAAACAGCGATTACATGGAGGGGAGAACCCTGAGAATGAACTTAGTGTCAGTTCCTTTGGATGGAATGAATTTCTTGACATGGAGCCGGGCAATCAAATTGGCATTAGGTGCGAAACAAAAACTTGGATTTATTGATGGCACTTGCACGAAGCCTGAAGAAAATAAGAGTGAAA
The window above is part of the Sesamum indicum cultivar Zhongzhi No. 13 linkage group LG2, S_indicum_v1.0, whole genome shotgun sequence genome. Proteins encoded here:
- the LOC105155930 gene encoding probable S-adenosylmethionine-dependent methyltransferase At5g38780, with amino-acid sequence MKMKSSCAGRWLMISPKTQIHMLSCRSDSNLRIQNRVADRNSSVVRGRVLGQYVMNGGDGPNSYAQNSSYQCSSQMQRGVVDVAKPIIEAEISERLDVKHHSSTFRIADFGCSTGHNSFAAMKIITEAIKRKFETDRQTSDIPDFQVFFNDKAVNDFNTLFSSLPCKRLYYATGVPGSFHGRLLPKASLHFAYSSCTLNWLSEVPKEVADDTSPSWNRGKIHCFGARREVLKAYSNQYVKDVEAFLESRAEELVAGGLMALIVPAVPAFWNPNTAFTSITEFDILGSCLTDLAEKGRFSKAKVDSFNLPLHYTIPQEFEAILERSHNYTLERMEIIDNPGKRTLPAPKDRASFVRAVFEQLLTNHFGSEIIDELFHQYAKKMAASPLFLDPENEKTIMIFVLLKRKPYDQK
- the LOC105155931 gene encoding probable S-adenosylmethionine-dependent methyltransferase At5g38780, producing the protein MKMKSFRAGRYLMISARIHIRMLSCQSDSNLRIQNRIANSHSSTVVGGRMLGQYVTNGGDGPNSYAQNSSYQGGVLEVAKPIIEEEISKKLDVKHHSSTFRIADFGCSTGHNSFAAMKIITEAIKRKLETDGQTSHIPDFQVFFNDKVANDFNTLFSSLPSKRLYYASGVPGSFHGRLLPKASLHFAYSSYTLNWLSEVPKEVEDDTSPTWNRGKIHCFGARKEVLKAYSNQYVKDVEAFLESRAEELVAGGLMALIVPAVPAFWNPNTAFTSITEFDILGSCLMDLAEKGRFSKAKVDSFNLPLHYTVPQEFEAILERSHNYTLERMEIIDNPGKCTLPGPKDRASFVRAVFEQLLTNHFGSEIIDELFHQYAKKIAASPLFLDPENDKTIMIFVLLKRKPYDQK